In one Haemophilus parainfluenzae genomic region, the following are encoded:
- a CDS encoding MBL fold metallo-hydrolase, whose amino-acid sequence MNIEIIPVTAFQQNCSLIWDDEKNAAIIDPGGNAEKLIQRIEELELNLKAVLLTHGHLDHVGAAEAIRDHFNIEIWGSQEEDHFLFESLPQQAQQFGLPYISAFTPDRWFNQEGEKIQIGTFTFEIFHLPGHTPGHIGFIEHEKNIAFTGDVLFQNSIGRTDFPRGDFDTLISSIKNKLFTLNDDMVVIAGHGPYTTIGQEKRSNPFLK is encoded by the coding sequence ATGAATATTGAAATTATTCCAGTTACAGCCTTTCAGCAAAATTGCTCTCTTATTTGGGATGATGAAAAAAATGCTGCAATTATCGATCCTGGTGGTAATGCGGAAAAGCTTATTCAACGTATTGAGGAATTAGAATTAAACCTAAAAGCCGTCTTATTAACGCATGGGCATCTTGATCATGTAGGGGCTGCTGAAGCGATTCGCGATCATTTTAATATTGAAATATGGGGCTCACAGGAAGAAGATCACTTTCTGTTTGAAAGTCTACCACAACAAGCTCAGCAGTTTGGTTTGCCTTATATTTCTGCATTTACACCCGATCGCTGGTTTAATCAAGAAGGCGAAAAAATTCAAATTGGTACATTTACCTTTGAAATTTTTCATCTTCCTGGCCATACACCTGGTCACATTGGTTTTATTGAACATGAAAAAAATATTGCTTTTACCGGTGATGTGCTTTTCCAAAACAGTATTGGTCGTACAGACTTCCCTCGCGGTGATTTCGACACATTGATCTCATCAATCAAGAATAAATTATTTACATTAAACGATGATATGGTTGTCATTGCGGGACATGGCCCTTACACAACTATTGGACAAGAAAAACGAAGCAATCCGTTTTTGAAGTAA
- a CDS encoding PqiB family protein has translation MTENNKPESQSIDEQSNNVAALLRKNKRISPFWLLPFIALCIGAILFFQIVQERGKTITITFSNGAGLVADKTPIRYQGLQIGVVKKVNFTDNMQKVKVEANIYSEATEVLKENTKFWLVQPSVSLAGISGLDSLVSGNYITLQPGDGDSEDEFIAEEQGPIAQVNPGDLLIHLISDDLGSISIGASVYFKKMPVGKIYDYRFNKDNKVEIDVVIDKAFAHFVKKDSRFWNISGINANINSSGMNVSVESLNAVVQGAVSFDSPSDSPQAVTNSNYILYSNLQAAKRGIEVEVTLPVSAGLQAGQTSVYYGDEQVGLLSSLRTVENNEDILQGTLLIEPSQANLLKTNTRIVLKSRKLDLGDIANPQKFFRGDYFEIIPGSGESRTQFEVIRENELLLKAPNTLVLTLTAPETYGIAEGQSVFYNNIAIGQIVKQHLNVDGVKFEVAIASEYRNLIHENTQFVAASNFDVSLGIDGLRFESATPSKWLQGGVRVLAKKGSGAPHSTYPLYKDISSAETGVTGNLVNPTIVLHSTNLPSISKGSVVLYRQFEVGKIINVRPKANNFDIDVYIYPAYQDLLTDKSVFWVESAAQIDITPKGISIQASPVARSLKGAISFDNTGSGKNKTLYPSELRAKSAGQVITLITDDATALSKGMSLRYLGMNVGEVEQIALDQKTNRITAKALINPSYMGMIAKEGTVFKVISPQISAGGIENLDSLLQPYIDIELGKGPSKTQFNLAQTAQPRNKYSNGVPFILETSDAMNLTEGSPVLYRGVEVGTVRKFELNSLGDRVLVHIAITPKYQHLVRKNSEFWVSSGYDFNLGWKGAEFNTGSVQQLLKGGISFSTPSGTIVQPQATANQRFMLQVKKPAEAPTWNSGALPANQ, from the coding sequence ATGACAGAAAACAATAAACCAGAATCTCAATCTATTGATGAGCAATCTAATAATGTGGCAGCGTTATTACGTAAGAATAAACGCATCTCACCGTTTTGGTTATTGCCCTTTATTGCATTATGTATTGGTGCCATTTTATTTTTCCAAATTGTACAAGAACGAGGAAAGACCATTACGATCACGTTCTCTAATGGGGCAGGGCTCGTTGCAGATAAAACCCCTATTCGCTATCAAGGTTTGCAAATTGGTGTCGTGAAGAAGGTTAACTTTACCGACAATATGCAAAAAGTGAAAGTTGAGGCAAATATTTATTCTGAAGCGACAGAGGTGTTAAAAGAAAATACCAAGTTCTGGCTTGTTCAACCAAGCGTGTCTCTTGCAGGGATTTCAGGCTTAGATTCTTTGGTTTCAGGAAATTATATTACCCTCCAACCAGGTGATGGTGATTCAGAAGATGAATTTATTGCGGAAGAGCAAGGCCCTATTGCACAAGTCAATCCTGGCGATTTATTAATTCATTTAATTTCAGATGATTTAGGTTCAATTTCGATTGGTGCTTCTGTGTATTTCAAAAAAATGCCAGTCGGGAAAATTTATGATTACCGATTCAATAAAGACAATAAAGTTGAAATTGATGTAGTAATTGATAAAGCCTTCGCGCATTTTGTGAAGAAAGATTCACGTTTCTGGAATATTAGCGGTATTAACGCTAATATTAATTCATCCGGTATGAATGTGTCGGTGGAAAGTTTAAATGCGGTAGTGCAAGGTGCCGTATCATTCGACTCGCCATCAGATAGCCCTCAAGCTGTGACTAACAGCAACTATATTCTTTATTCTAATTTGCAAGCGGCTAAACGCGGGATTGAAGTTGAGGTGACTCTACCTGTTTCAGCCGGTTTACAAGCAGGACAAACTTCAGTTTATTATGGTGATGAACAAGTTGGTTTGCTTTCGTCTTTAAGAACCGTCGAAAACAATGAAGATATTTTACAAGGGACATTATTAATTGAGCCAAGCCAGGCTAATCTCTTAAAAACCAATACGCGCATTGTGTTGAAAAGTCGCAAGTTAGATTTAGGTGATATTGCCAATCCACAGAAATTCTTCCGTGGTGATTATTTCGAAATTATTCCAGGAAGTGGAGAAAGCAGAACGCAATTCGAAGTCATTCGAGAAAATGAGTTATTGCTCAAGGCACCAAATACCTTGGTTTTAACCTTAACCGCACCAGAGACTTATGGGATTGCAGAAGGACAATCCGTGTTTTATAACAATATTGCCATCGGTCAAATTGTGAAGCAGCATTTAAATGTTGATGGCGTCAAATTTGAAGTGGCAATTGCGTCAGAGTATCGCAATCTTATTCATGAAAACACCCAGTTTGTTGCTGCCTCTAATTTTGATGTGAGCTTGGGGATTGATGGTTTACGTTTTGAATCTGCGACACCATCAAAATGGTTGCAAGGTGGCGTGCGAGTATTAGCGAAAAAAGGAAGTGGTGCACCACATTCCACTTATCCACTTTATAAAGATATTAGCAGTGCAGAAACAGGCGTTACGGGCAACTTAGTGAATCCAACGATTGTGTTACATTCCACTAATTTGCCAAGTATTAGCAAAGGTTCTGTGGTGCTTTATCGCCAGTTTGAAGTGGGTAAAATTATTAACGTAAGACCGAAAGCCAATAATTTTGATATTGATGTGTATATTTATCCGGCTTATCAAGATCTTCTAACAGATAAAAGCGTATTCTGGGTTGAAAGTGCGGCACAGATTGATATTACGCCGAAAGGCATTAGTATCCAGGCTTCACCGGTTGCTCGTTCATTGAAAGGCGCAATTAGTTTTGATAATACGGGATCAGGCAAAAATAAAACACTTTATCCAAGTGAATTGAGAGCTAAATCAGCAGGGCAAGTGATTACGTTAATAACAGATGATGCAACGGCTTTAAGTAAAGGAATGAGCTTGCGTTATCTTGGTATGAATGTTGGTGAAGTTGAGCAGATTGCCCTTGATCAAAAAACAAATCGTATCACAGCAAAAGCATTAATTAACCCAAGTTATATGGGGATGATTGCAAAAGAAGGTACGGTATTTAAAGTGATTTCCCCACAAATTTCAGCGGGTGGAATTGAAAACTTAGATAGCCTTTTACAGCCTTACATTGATATTGAATTAGGTAAAGGTCCATCAAAAACACAGTTTAATTTAGCGCAAACCGCACAACCTCGAAATAAATACAGCAATGGCGTGCCATTTATTTTGGAAACCAGTGATGCGATGAATTTAACGGAAGGCTCACCTGTGCTTTATCGAGGTGTTGAAGTGGGAACCGTTCGTAAGTTTGAATTGAATTCTTTAGGTGATCGTGTATTGGTACATATTGCGATTACACCGAAGTATCAACATTTGGTACGTAAAAATTCAGAGTTCTGGGTTTCATCAGGTTATGATTTCAACCTTGGTTGGAAAGGCGCAGAATTTAATACCGGTAGCGTACAGCAATTGTTGAAAGGGGGCATTTCGTTCTCGACTCCATCGGGTACGATCGTTCAACCGCAAGCAACGGCAAATCAGCGTTTTATGTTGCAAGTGAAGAAACCAGCTGAAGCACCAACTTGGAATTCGGGTGCTTTACCGGCAAATCAATAA
- the proQ gene encoding RNA chaperone ProQ: MTDSQVEAQVENNAEGVQKLTDTKAIIAYLVEKFPLCFIAEGEAKPLKIGLFQDLAEALKDDERVSKTQLRQALRQYTSNWRYLHGCREGAERVDLYGNPAGVLDAEHVSHATQQLADAKAKFAEKRKAELAAKKAQQKRPARKPNSNQATRKPKAPQVKLSAVDFTTLSAGSKVKVKVAEQAKNATVLNVEKDGARVELENGLVMTVTADRLFA, translated from the coding sequence ATGACAGATTCTCAAGTTGAAGCCCAAGTTGAAAATAATGCTGAAGGCGTTCAAAAATTAACTGATACAAAAGCGATCATTGCATATCTTGTAGAAAAATTCCCACTTTGCTTTATTGCTGAAGGTGAAGCAAAGCCATTAAAAATTGGGCTTTTCCAAGATCTTGCTGAAGCATTAAAAGATGATGAACGTGTCAGCAAAACTCAATTACGTCAGGCTTTACGTCAATACACCTCCAACTGGCGCTATTTACACGGCTGCCGCGAAGGTGCTGAGCGTGTGGATTTATACGGTAACCCTGCTGGTGTATTAGACGCAGAACATGTTTCTCATGCGACTCAACAATTAGCAGATGCAAAAGCTAAATTTGCAGAAAAACGCAAAGCAGAATTAGCAGCCAAAAAAGCACAACAAAAACGACCTGCTCGTAAACCAAATTCAAATCAAGCAACTCGCAAACCAAAAGCCCCGCAAGTAAAACTAAGTGCGGTTGATTTCACAACACTTTCTGCAGGTAGCAAAGTGAAAGTGAAAGTAGCAGAACAAGCGAAAAATGCGACCGTATTAAATGTGGAAAAAGATGGCGCACGCGTAGAACTTGAGAATGGTTTAGTGATGACAGTCACCGCAGATCGTTTATTTGCCTAA
- the prc gene encoding carboxy terminal-processing peptidase, translating into MKLHTTKSLIATAILGALFLHSSDTFAVQPKLKQSDITIPSATDANQLATKRATTRLTQSHYRKFQLDDAFSEKIFDRYIKSLDYSHNTFLKSDIDDLRAKYGSKLDDQLNEGDLSAAFAIYDLMMKRRYERYAYALSLLDKEPDLKGNDQIEIDREKAAFPATEEEANKLWEERVKNDVISLKLKDKKWPEIKEKLTKRYNLAIRRLTQTKADDIVQIYINAFAREIDPHTSYLAPRTAKSFNESMNLSLEGIGATLQSEDDETSIKSLVPGAPAERSKKLQAGDKIIGVGQEKGEIEDIIGWRLEDIVDKIKGKKGTKVRLEIEPAKGGKSRIVTLVRDKVRIEDQAAKLTVSKVEGETVGVIKIPSFYIGLTDDVKKLLVDAEKKKIGALIVDLRENGGGALTEAVALSGLFITDGPVVQVRDAYQRIRVHEDDDNAQQYKGPLLVMINRFSASASEIFAAAMQDYNRGIIIGQNTFGKGTVQQSRSLNFVYDLDQTPLGVLQYTIQKFYRINGGSTQLKGVAADINFPEIIDAKEIGEEKEDNALPWDKIPPATYSETNKARKDVEALNEKHLERIAKDPEFIALNEDLKIRDERRERKFLSLNFQERKAENDKDDARRLKDLNDRFKREGKKALKDIDDLPKDYEAPDFFLKEAEKMAADLVKLNANQQKVDAEIKQEAAKATK; encoded by the coding sequence ATGAAATTACATACAACCAAAAGTCTTATTGCGACAGCAATTTTAGGTGCGTTATTTCTTCATTCGTCTGACACATTTGCCGTGCAGCCGAAATTAAAGCAAAGCGATATTACGATTCCTTCGGCAACTGACGCAAATCAGTTGGCAACAAAACGTGCAACAACGCGTTTAACCCAATCACATTATCGTAAATTCCAGCTTGATGACGCCTTTTCCGAAAAGATTTTTGATCGTTACATTAAAAGCTTAGATTACAGCCATAACACCTTTTTAAAATCAGATATTGATGATTTACGTGCTAAATATGGTTCTAAATTAGATGACCAACTTAATGAAGGCGATCTTTCTGCGGCATTTGCTATTTACGATCTGATGATGAAACGCCGTTATGAGCGTTATGCTTATGCATTATCTTTATTAGATAAAGAACCTGATTTAAAAGGTAATGATCAAATTGAGATCGATCGTGAAAAAGCTGCGTTCCCAGCAACGGAAGAAGAAGCCAATAAGCTTTGGGAAGAACGTGTCAAAAATGATGTAATCAGCCTGAAATTAAAAGATAAAAAATGGCCTGAAATTAAAGAAAAACTGACTAAACGTTACAATTTAGCGATTCGTCGATTAACTCAAACTAAAGCGGATGACATTGTTCAAATTTATATTAATGCTTTTGCTCGAGAAATCGATCCACATACAAGCTATCTAGCACCACGTACTGCAAAAAGCTTTAATGAAAGTATGAATCTTTCTTTAGAAGGGATTGGTGCAACATTACAATCTGAAGATGACGAAACTAGCATCAAGTCTTTAGTACCTGGTGCACCGGCTGAACGCAGTAAAAAATTACAAGCGGGCGATAAAATCATTGGTGTAGGCCAAGAAAAAGGTGAAATCGAAGATATTATCGGTTGGCGTTTAGAAGATATCGTTGACAAAATTAAAGGGAAAAAAGGAACAAAAGTTCGTCTTGAAATTGAACCTGCAAAAGGTGGAAAAAGCCGTATTGTCACTTTAGTGCGCGATAAAGTCCGTATTGAAGACCAAGCTGCAAAACTCACTGTTTCTAAAGTAGAGGGGGAAACCGTTGGCGTCATTAAAATTCCAAGTTTCTACATTGGCTTAACTGATGATGTGAAGAAATTATTAGTGGATGCTGAAAAGAAAAAAATTGGTGCTTTAATTGTGGATCTTCGTGAAAATGGCGGCGGTGCATTAACGGAAGCCGTTGCATTGAGTGGTTTATTCATTACTGATGGTCCGGTGGTTCAAGTTCGTGATGCTTATCAACGTATTCGTGTACACGAAGATGATGATAATGCTCAGCAATATAAAGGTCCATTATTGGTGATGATTAATCGTTTCAGTGCGTCTGCTTCTGAAATCTTTGCTGCAGCAATGCAAGATTACAACCGTGGTATCATCATTGGGCAAAATACCTTTGGTAAAGGTACGGTACAACAAAGTCGTTCATTAAACTTTGTTTATGATTTAGACCAAACACCACTTGGTGTGTTGCAATACACTATCCAAAAATTCTATCGAATTAATGGTGGTTCAACCCAATTAAAAGGTGTAGCAGCTGATATTAATTTCCCTGAAATTATTGATGCCAAAGAAATTGGTGAAGAAAAAGAAGATAACGCCTTACCTTGGGATAAAATTCCGCCGGCGACTTATTCTGAAACCAATAAAGCGCGTAAAGATGTTGAAGCATTAAATGAAAAACATCTAGAGCGTATTGCAAAAGATCCTGAATTTATTGCTTTAAATGAAGATCTTAAGATTCGTGATGAACGCCGTGAGCGTAAATTCTTATCATTGAATTTCCAAGAGCGAAAAGCGGAAAATGATAAAGATGATGCGAGACGTTTAAAAGATCTCAATGATCGTTTTAAACGTGAAGGTAAAAAAGCATTAAAAGACATTGATGATTTGCCAAAAGACTATGAAGCACCTGATTTCTTCTTAAAAGAAGCGGAAAAAATGGCAGCTGATTTAGTGAAACTTAATGCGAATCAACAAAAAGTGGATGCTGAAATAAAACAAGAAGCGGCAAAAGCAACAAAATAA
- a CDS encoding L,D-transpeptidase family protein, with amino-acid sequence MLKGTMKLSALVLSLSMMTSGCALAEWAKTVGQPQQAENKGVDMSKLSPEERAKLEAEIKEDQARLAAEKQAMLEMSLTHEIGEQNLQFKPILAKLYADNKYDLMWKDKAAEKQFLREYAAMVASGISKRSAQSLVNLHNAEKTGGLTYDVLLSDAFLDYLYYSKNVNQQAQRWLYATNAYKPELPNQEIIDQWQSAVKNNAVSGFVNGLSNHNRLYRETVQALPSMISASGISAMGKKLALNAQRLRVIPDFENGIFVNIPSYQLKYYRDGKAILESRVIVGKNERRTPVMYSRLSNVVVNPPWNAPTRLINEDILPKLKRDPGYAAAHNYSILDSKGNTIDPYSINWSSIGDKFPYRIRQAAGDSALGNYKFNMPSSDAIYLHDTPNHSLFSKKDRALSSGCVRVEKSDQLASILLQEAGWSEDKKRNVLESKKTTSANIRTNDPVFLYYVTAWVENGQTQVLPDIYKYDDAATFNGIDWAVVKKYL; translated from the coding sequence ATGTTAAAAGGAACAATGAAATTAAGCGCATTAGTCTTATCATTATCAATGATGACGTCAGGTTGTGCGTTAGCTGAATGGGCCAAAACAGTTGGGCAACCTCAACAAGCCGAAAATAAAGGCGTTGATATGTCTAAATTAAGTCCTGAAGAGCGAGCAAAACTTGAAGCTGAAATCAAAGAAGATCAAGCTCGTTTAGCCGCTGAAAAGCAAGCGATGCTAGAGATGTCATTAACGCATGAAATTGGTGAACAAAATCTACAGTTCAAACCAATTTTGGCTAAATTATATGCCGATAATAAATATGACTTAATGTGGAAAGACAAGGCTGCAGAGAAACAATTCCTACGTGAATATGCAGCAATGGTAGCGTCTGGTATTTCTAAACGTTCAGCGCAATCATTAGTTAATTTACATAACGCTGAAAAAACGGGCGGGCTCACCTATGATGTATTATTAAGTGATGCTTTCCTTGATTACTTGTATTACAGCAAGAATGTAAATCAACAAGCACAACGTTGGTTATACGCAACGAATGCTTATAAGCCAGAATTACCAAATCAAGAAATTATTGACCAATGGCAAAGTGCGGTTAAAAACAATGCTGTTTCTGGTTTTGTGAACGGATTATCTAACCATAATCGTTTATACCGTGAAACCGTACAAGCACTCCCATCAATGATTTCAGCTTCAGGTATTTCTGCAATGGGTAAAAAACTTGCCCTTAATGCACAACGTTTACGTGTTATTCCAGATTTTGAAAATGGAATCTTTGTTAATATTCCAAGCTATCAATTGAAATATTATCGTGATGGTAAAGCAATTTTAGAATCTCGCGTTATTGTAGGGAAAAATGAACGTCGTACACCGGTGATGTACAGCCGTTTGAGCAATGTGGTTGTTAATCCGCCTTGGAATGCCCCTACACGCTTAATTAATGAAGATATTTTACCGAAATTAAAACGTGACCCAGGCTATGCAGCTGCACACAACTACTCTATTTTAGATAGCAAAGGTAACACTATTGATCCTTACTCGATTAATTGGAGTAGCATCGGTGATAAATTCCCGTACCGTATCCGTCAAGCCGCTGGTGACAGTGCATTAGGTAACTATAAATTTAATATGCCAAGCTCTGATGCGATTTATCTTCATGATACACCAAATCATAGCTTATTCAGCAAAAAAGACCGTGCATTAAGCTCAGGTTGTGTGCGTGTAGAAAAATCCGATCAACTTGCCTCTATTCTGTTACAAGAAGCTGGCTGGTCAGAAGATAAAAAACGTAATGTTTTAGAAAGTAAGAAAACAACATCTGCGAACATTCGTACAAATGATCCTGTATTCTTGTATTATGTGACTGCATGGGTTGAAAACGGTCAAACACAAGTTTTACCGGATATTTATAAATACGATGATGCAGCAACTTTTAATGGCATAGACTGGGCAGTTGTAAAAAAATATCTTTAA
- a CDS encoding PqiA/YebS family transporter subunit encodes MTKTPDFTHATYRLVRCIGCDATVSVCRPQEGEYAQCPRCHHKLQSGSHWSLKRCSLIALSILILMPFALGYPLLSLDLLGTKIDASVWKGIWKMAVEGYSYTAFMIFICAILMPVSFAILVIMLQISKLLKIKPRNVLLFVGYIKPWVMFDVYLVALAVTMFKVREYATLEVDVYLIAFVFTALLTTLLFIKINLDDLWHDFYPDQKPVTKSDKPLELCTACDYTFLKEDQEYDYRHRAICPRCASLIETPDSVKLQRVWATLVAGIIMLFPANLLPISGVYLTGSLSQDTLMSGVMSFISMGSYFVAFVVFFASIFVPVSKILIMLYLLASVHFKWRHSIKWQMRLLHIVHFVGRWSMLDLFVLALMMSLVTRGQIINFTVGPAAFYFGAAVFLTMISTSQFDSRLIWKIYDRKQ; translated from the coding sequence ATGACAAAAACACCTGATTTTACTCATGCCACTTATAGACTAGTGCGTTGCATAGGATGCGATGCAACGGTGTCTGTTTGTCGTCCGCAAGAAGGGGAATACGCGCAATGTCCGCGTTGCCATCATAAATTGCAATCAGGAAGTCATTGGTCACTTAAACGTTGTTCATTAATCGCCCTTTCTATCTTAATTTTAATGCCATTTGCTTTAGGCTATCCTTTATTGAGCTTAGATTTACTGGGTACTAAAATTGATGCTTCTGTTTGGAAAGGAATTTGGAAAATGGCAGTGGAGGGATATTCCTATACTGCATTTATGATTTTTATCTGTGCGATTTTAATGCCGGTGTCTTTTGCGATTTTAGTCATTATGTTGCAGATTTCTAAATTACTCAAAATTAAGCCTCGTAATGTCTTATTATTTGTGGGTTATATTAAGCCTTGGGTCATGTTTGATGTGTATTTAGTTGCACTGGCTGTCACCATGTTTAAAGTGCGCGAATATGCCACATTAGAAGTGGATGTATATTTAATTGCTTTTGTTTTTACTGCACTTTTAACCACTTTATTATTCATTAAAATTAATTTAGATGACTTGTGGCATGATTTTTATCCCGATCAGAAACCGGTTACCAAAAGCGATAAACCGTTAGAACTTTGTACCGCCTGTGATTACACTTTTTTAAAAGAAGATCAAGAATACGATTACCGTCATCGTGCAATTTGTCCACGTTGTGCATCGCTTATTGAAACACCTGACAGTGTAAAATTACAACGCGTTTGGGCGACATTAGTGGCAGGGATTATCATGCTTTTCCCCGCAAACTTACTCCCAATATCCGGTGTTTATTTAACAGGAAGTTTGTCACAAGATACCTTGATGTCGGGTGTAATGTCATTTATAAGCATGGGCAGCTATTTTGTTGCTTTCGTGGTATTCTTCGCCAGTATTTTTGTGCCCGTAAGCAAAATCCTGATTATGTTGTATTTACTGGCAAGCGTGCATTTTAAATGGCGACATTCAATTAAATGGCAAATGCGGCTATTACATATCGTTCACTTTGTAGGACGCTGGTCAATGCTGGATCTTTTTGTGCTAGCCTTGATGATGTCTCTAGTAACACGCGGACAGATTATTAATTTTACCGTAGGCCCTGCGGCATTTTATTTCGGTGCGGCAGTGTTTTTAACTATGATTTCAACTTCTCAGTTTGATAGTCGATTAATTTGGAAAATTTATGACAGAAAACAATAA
- the pepT gene encoding peptidase T codes for MEEHNNNELLQRFLTYVAFDTQSKSSAKHSPSSPGQMKLALHLQQELIELGLQDVNVTKHAVVTAYLPSNHPGLTQTIGFISHLDTSPQCSGKNVQPEVIENYRGGDIALGLGEEFISPVYYPFLHQLIGKTLIVTDGTTLLGADNKAGIAEIMTALSVLQRENIPHCNIRVAFTPDEEIGLGMHYFPLDDFPCDWAYTIDGGEVGELEYENFNAATAKITFKGRGIHPGYAKNKLVNALTLACEFQQGFPKDDVPEKTSGKEGFFHLDDFKGDIEKVELHYLIRDFDQANFEQRKAFIYQLVEKFNREKSLKDPVECVIEDSYKNMYDTVKNVPQAIKLADAAMNACGITPNHKPIRGGTDGAFLAEKGLACPNIFTGGYNFHSKHELVTLEGMEKAVEVVIKIANCKDL; via the coding sequence ATGGAAGAACATAATAACAATGAATTATTACAGCGATTTTTAACTTATGTCGCGTTTGATACGCAATCTAAATCGTCTGCAAAACATTCACCCAGTTCGCCAGGACAAATGAAATTAGCTTTGCATTTGCAGCAAGAATTAATTGAACTTGGTTTACAAGATGTCAATGTGACTAAGCATGCCGTCGTCACGGCTTATTTACCCTCAAATCATCCCGGTTTAACACAAACCATAGGTTTTATTTCCCACCTAGATACTTCCCCTCAATGCAGTGGTAAAAATGTTCAACCTGAAGTGATCGAAAATTATCGGGGAGGAGATATTGCATTAGGTTTAGGGGAAGAGTTTATTAGTCCTGTGTATTATCCATTTTTACATCAGCTTATTGGCAAAACCTTGATTGTGACAGATGGAACCACTTTACTTGGTGCAGATAATAAGGCCGGAATCGCAGAAATTATGACCGCACTTTCTGTCTTGCAACGGGAAAATATACCACATTGTAATATTCGAGTGGCATTTACGCCTGATGAAGAAATTGGTTTAGGAATGCATTATTTCCCATTGGATGATTTCCCTTGTGATTGGGCATATACCATCGATGGAGGAGAAGTGGGCGAGCTCGAGTATGAGAATTTTAATGCAGCAACGGCAAAAATAACCTTTAAAGGACGGGGAATTCATCCTGGTTATGCGAAAAACAAATTAGTGAATGCGCTTACGTTAGCTTGTGAGTTTCAACAAGGTTTTCCAAAAGATGATGTCCCCGAAAAAACATCAGGAAAAGAGGGTTTTTTCCATCTAGATGATTTTAAAGGGGATATTGAGAAAGTTGAACTACATTACCTCATTCGAGATTTTGACCAAGCTAATTTTGAGCAACGTAAAGCGTTTATTTATCAACTTGTAGAAAAATTTAATAGAGAGAAAAGCCTAAAAGACCCTGTGGAATGTGTTATTGAAGACAGTTATAAAAATATGTATGACACAGTCAAAAATGTTCCACAGGCGATTAAACTTGCTGATGCAGCAATGAACGCTTGCGGTATTACACCAAATCACAAACCAATACGGGGTGGAACCGATGGCGCATTTTTAGCGGAAAAAGGATTAGCTTGTCCAAATATCTTTACTGGTGGCTATAATTTCCATAGCAAACATGAATTAGTGACCCTTGAAGGGATGGAAAAAGCCGTCGAAGTGGTTATAAAAATAGCAAACTGTAAAGATTTGTAA
- a CDS encoding YcbK family protein produces the protein MGNIDKNRRKWLSLGGIVLGASMMPSTVLAMVSTPKPRILSFYNVNTNERLSGEFSATTGFNRSLLGKLDYFMRDRRTDQVRRMDPNLFMKFYHLQSDLGLRTAQIDVICGYRSAATNAMRRRQSRDVASNSYHIKGQAIDFKIPGVPLARLRQAAENLDSGGVGYYPYSNFIHVDTGPVRTWRGA, from the coding sequence ATGGGTAACATTGACAAAAATCGTCGTAAATGGCTTTCATTAGGCGGCATCGTTTTAGGCGCAAGTATGATGCCGAGTACGGTGTTAGCGATGGTCTCTACCCCTAAACCTCGCATTCTCAGTTTCTATAATGTCAACACCAATGAACGATTAAGCGGTGAGTTCTCTGCTACGACTGGATTTAATCGTTCACTACTTGGTAAACTTGATTACTTCATGAGAGATCGTCGTACAGACCAAGTACGCCGAATGGATCCGAATCTCTTCATGAAGTTTTATCATTTACAAAGTGATTTGGGCTTACGTACTGCACAAATTGATGTGATTTGTGGCTATCGTAGTGCTGCGACAAATGCCATGCGCCGTAGACAAAGTCGTGATGTAGCAAGCAACAGCTATCATATTAAAGGCCAAGCGATTGATTTTAAAATCCCTGGTGTACCTTTAGCAAGATTACGCCAAGCGGCTGAAAATCTTGATAGCGGTGGTGTAGGATATTATCCGTATAGTAATTTTATTCACGTGGATACTGGCCCTGTAAGAACATGGCGTGGTGCATAA